ACTTCTTAACAGACGCTTTGAAAATTGCTGTGGCAGAATTCTGTCTCAATGGAttcttcattttgttgcatAGTTGTAATTGGATGCTGACATAATCAttatcctaaaaaaaaaagtatgcttACGGGGGCCATTGTCCGAGAACATTTACATGTGAGACATTTGAAGTTGCCTTATATTGTGGCTTGTCTGCTTCAGCTGCAGAGGAATGACCACAAGTTTTGAGCAAACTGTCAAGTGAACCTTTTTTTAAGTGGAAGCAACCATATGTCCATGTCACATTGAAGAaagaacatttttattgttttgatacAACCATCCAATGTTTGGTAATTATAGCATTTCAGATATATATTCCCCTTCTTCAACGCCCTTGTGGATTTCATGAagcatttaatttaaaaaatcaatttcTGCTGTCTTTTGCATCCATGGTGACTGCCATCAGTCCTTCATTTATCAGTGCTGTCCCCCATTATTGATAGTACTCACTGTTGTCTTTTTGTAAGTCAAAAGGAAAAACATGCAGAATTTTTCTAATAGCCCTGCCCCCCATTCTCTCCCCGCCGGCTTTAGCGGGAGGGGTGGAGGAGGACCTCCATATCCTACTCAACCAGCAGAGCCCCAGGTCTCACCAAGGATGGCGGATGATTATGCAGGGATGCAACAGCAGAGCCTGCACAGAGGCCTTCCACACGCCAGTCAAGTCAGCCCCATGCTTGCTTATAATGCTCGAAACAGAGGGACTGTAGAGCCACCACCAACACAGGGTAACCTTCATAGTGGCAACGGCAACAACCTTTACAGGAAGGACACAatggattattatttttcaatggGTGGGAAGGACAGGAACAGAAGAGGAGGCCTGGTCTACGGGTCAGGATTTGGATATCCTAATATCGATGGACACATACCGCCCCAGTACAGACATTCTGGTTCTGGATCTGTGTTATCATCTGGAGTCATGTCACAATATTCAGTAGACTATGGGCCCAGTACTGGTTCAGGTGGAGGATCCGGAGCATTCTCTCCTCGTCAGTACAGCGTGAGTCAGAATGCTGCAATGCAGGCTATGACGGCTTCTCAGAGTCGCCAACCTGGACAAACATTTTCTCCAGTCCACCATGGGCAACAGCATAGGAGTTATCCAACCTCTGTGCACAGAATGACCCCTCAGTACCCACAGTACTCTCCACAGGCTGGAGCATCCACAGGGTCATCAGGAATGTACAGCCCCCCTCCACAGAGATATCTTGATGGGACTACTAACACCAGTTTTGATCCCAAAGTCAACAGTTCTCACAGTGTCAACCCAAGTGCAAACTCTGCCTCCGGTTCAGTTGCTAGTAACAATATGGGGCCAGTGGAGAATGTTCAACAGCGTTACCTTGCCTCAAATTATGCTGGATATTCCCCACAGACGCATCCACTTCTCAAGCAAGTCACACTACAGCACCACAACTCTCAGCACAGTTCAGGTGTGGGTTATGACAGCCCACTGAAAATGCAGCAGCAGGGCCCATCTCCAGGCTCTGTATATGGTAAACATCACCAACCGTCCAACCCCAATATACCTATTGCAGCATCTGAAGAACTTGCCAAATCCCCAATGCATGCTAATTCTCAACAAAGCCAGATGCACCAAAACCTCAGCCCAATATCCAACCCTTCCCCAGCTGCATCTGCAGTACATTCCCCCAGTTGTAGCTCCACACCTTCCCCTTTGATGGGTGTTTCAGAGACATATGTAAACCCCTCTGGTCCCTCCCATCCTCCCACATCTAATGTCCATAGCAGCCACGGTCATAGATTAATGCAGGTTGTGTCACAGTTAAGTCCAACGCCCAACTCAAATAGTAGCATCAGTAGTTGTGGTAGCAGTGGCAGTCACAAAGGTCATAACCTCACCACTGTTGGCATAAACAGCATCCCACCAACAAGCTGCAAAAAAATAGGTGTAGGATCAGGGCTTGGAGGCTCTCCAGTTGGGAAAATGCAAGATGCAGGACTGAATAGTCTTAATGCTCTGAGCTCCCAAGTAGCCAATTTACCAAACACAGTTCAACATATGACACTTACTGACAATATGCTCTTACAGAAGAAAGGGAAAGATGGACAGATGCAACAAGCAACGCATGGTGTTCCCTCATTGCAACCAAGGAGTAGAAATGCAAGTGCGGCCTCAAGCACGGGCACAGCTAAAGATGCAGTGGGAGTTGGTGATGGCGCAGGTTTAGACCCTGTTACTGCTGAAGACTCATCTTATATGTCAGTCGGGACCTCATCAGAGACCAAGACAGAGCAAGAGGATCATTTAATAGAGGTGGAACATACAAGACGGAGGCAACTAAGTGGTGCAAGTAGCGGGTCTGAACCATATTTTTACCATACTCCAAGTCAAACCCAGGCACAAACATCAGTAAATGCCAAAACGTTCACTTGCAAGTCACCACCAAAAGAAATTGTTTCAAAAGCAAATGAAGATCTTGTCGCTTCTTCATCAGCATCTTCCTCTTCTGAGTGTCAGCCAACAGAGACCGACCTAAAATCACATTCAAAACCGACAGTCTCCTCATCCAGGTCCTGTAATATTCCTCCTGCCCAGCCAAACTGTGTTTCACACACTAGTTTAGTAAATAATACTCCAAAAGGTGGCCATAAGAAAAGTACAGAAGTAACAAATGAACGCATCAAAACTGAACACGAAGATGGGGTTGAGAAGATGGAGAAGGGAAATAGCCAAATGTTGCGTGGTGGAGAAAGCATCACAAAATATGGCCAGGACAAAGAAAATAGGTTGCACACCGCATCCACTGCACACAATGAGAGTGAACAAAAACCTGCATCTGAAGAACAGCAAAGCGTTGGTGTGATTGTTTCAGCACGTTCTGAGGGAAGCCATTTCGAAAAAGGCAAACAACCGCAAGATCTCTGTCTGAAGGAGAAGCAGGCACAGTCTTACTTGAAAGAGTCAACTAGTTATAATGGAGAGGAAGGTATTGATCTGAGTCGGTATTCGTCTCGTTACCCCAAATCAAATATTGAACAGGTTCAAAATGTTGCCCAGTTTGGATCACATAAGTATAGTTTTGTAGAGTCAACATATGGCTCAGATTTGTCTGTGATGAACAAAGGAAGGACTGGCCCAGCAGGTGTAATGGAATCGAGTTCCAGAGACTATCAGCAATCTCACTCTGGCTATGGCCCTGAACATTCAAAAGATATGCGCTCTGTAACAGAGGCATTTGGGAAGAAAGGACAAACAGCAGGAACTAAAGGTCAAGAGGACAATTCGCAAGTGCACCAGTTTCCTAGCCTTTTACAAGAAGTTCTTCAAGGTTATAATTTAGACAGACGTTATGGAAGACCAGAACAGCCATTTCCTGCACATATTCAAGTTCAACAACAGTTTCAAACAAGATACCCATATGGTCTGTTAGAAAATATGAGGATGGCGGATGGTGGAGCCAATGATACTTTGACCCAAATTGGAAAGCCGCAACATCCAAATCACAGACTGGAAAATAAACCCAGTTTTGTGATGCATCCTCAATCCTCCATGAAGTCAGAGGCTGCCATCACCAAGATATtgcaaaatgctgcaaaaaatgAGGGCGATTTCTCAGAGGATAATTTACCACAAGCTTCAGACACGCAGCCGATCCAACCAAAGCATATCAACTTAGCGGACTATTCTCTTCCACAAAGAAAAATGTCTAATGCATCCACTATGTCGTCTGCTGTGCAGGAGCTCCTTTTGCAAGATCCTGAGCCACTAAAAGGGTGCACTGGTCAAACAGAATCCCAAAAATCGGAACGGCGCTCAGTCATCTGCGATGTGTCACCAAATCGACGTAGCACACCAGAAAGGGACCGGGAAAGTAACAGAGAGCGAGAGAAAAATCAGAGTGCGGCCTCTGTGATTCAGCAGCCATTTTCTTCCACAGCATCAGTCAATGATCTGAATAAAAATGAcgttttagagaaaaaagtggtaaaaatTGAAACAGCATCCAAAGAGACTGGTCCAAACGCTGATTTTCATGGCAGTGGTGGAACTAATGAAACTGATATGGAATATCATTCAAAATCCATTGTGCCAAATTCTGACCCCTACAGGCACATGCCCCATCCTCTGAGCTCCAATCCTTTATCATCACCACCAAGACGTCAGTCATATCTTCAAGGTGTTGATTTATCAACAGGTGATGCCAACAGTTTTCCTGGTTATCGGCTTGCTGATACAAGAGAAAGCAATATCATGCCACACGGCAGTCCTCATTTTCCTTCCCATCATCCCTACCACAGTTTATCACTCCAGACGCAAGCAAATAAGCTTCAAATGTATCCTCACCCTCGTGGGCcccttcagcattcacatgaaATAAATGATTGGGTGAAAGCAATGAACAGGTCTGCTAAGGATATGATGATGATGCCTGTTTCTTCCCCAGGAAGACATAAAGTCATTCCATCAGAGCACAGACAAAGGATAATCCCTCAGACAGACATGCACAGTGAACAACATGGGACCAAAACTTTGCTCCTTCAGCAAAGCGGATACTATGACATGAAAATGTGGGAGTCAACACACCCTGGAAGAGAGGGTACTAGAGTGATTGAGGGTGACTCTTGCTACAGGACGCAACCACCACCTCCACCATCATCTGTCCCTGGAGGTTCAGAGGGCATTTTCCCTTATCCAAAGGCACATGGTCCAAATCCAGCTGAGCACGAGGAAACTAAACGCCCTCCATGCAACTCTGCTAAACCTCAAACTGACTTAACCTCTGCTCGGCCACAGGTGCAGCGTCAAACGAAGTCTGGGGGGCCTGGAGAGACAAATCCACTTATACTGAGGAGGCGAGTTCGTTCTTTTATCTCCCCTATTCCTGCCAAACGGCTACTCCAGGATGCATCTCAGCAGAGGGGTGCCACAAATTCACATCACTCCCCTGGGGCACACACTGAGTCAAACCATCACAATGAAGACGAGTCATCCTGTTCTGATATTCCACGGCTCTCTTCCCCTTTGCTTAGTGATAATGCCTTTCCGAAATCTCTATCCCCATCAAGTTGTAATACGAAAGCCTTTCCTCCAAAGAAAGGACGCGGTTTGAAACTAGAGGCTATAGTTCAGAAAATATCACCAAGTGTTACAAAGCCTGCAAGCAATGCTGATGATGGAACCAATCATTACCCGGGATTTACTCCCACAGCTATCCCAACGTTTAGTGATTCACAGGACCATGACATAAGCCATTATCCTAGAGTTTCAGGAGGGGATGATGCTTTTATGGAAGACAATCGCTCAATCAATGATATGATGCCCTTCAGAGGAGTTGATGAGACTGCCTACCCATGTGAACCTCACCAGACAACCCAAACTCTCAAACAAAAAGACTTTGACTTTGGATTGGGAGCTTCTGTTGTGTCAGCGTCTGGTGAGAAGGAGGACTTTGCTTTGCTAGGTCCTTTaccacctcctccaccacttCCTCGTCCCGTCCAGGGTTCCCCACCCCCATCTTCATCTGCCCTCTCAGATATTCAACATTTCACCAACACTTACCAGCAGCTTGAGACAAGAAGAGGCGAGCAGTCTGCCGCTAACCTTCTTCGACAGAAACTTCAAGAGTCAGGAATGGGATTCGATGATTATACTGGCAGTGACTATTATAGAACTACCTCACCCCACCATAGCCAATCTCAAGGACAGGCTTTGAGCAGACATCAGATGTCCTCTGCCCGGCCCAATCTGTCTGCACAAGATTCTAAGTCGCTGGACAGTACTGTGCCTAAAGGCTATTTCCCATCTGGCAAGAAGAAGGGCAGGCCAGTTGGGAGTGTGAATAAACAAAAGCGCGCTCAGAACCAAGGCCAGGCACAGGGTCTGATCCAGTCACAAGCCCAAGCTCAAAACACAAATCTGAATTCTTCTCAACCTCCACTAACTCCCATTACAGCTGCCCCCATCATATCAGAAACAGTGCCCACTCCAAGCAGCACAGAAGCTTCTGCAACAACTTCTGTCCTAGAAAGTAAAAGTACTCCTCCTCTAACCCCACCCATTTTAACCCAGGTAGTAAaagtggatgttgagagtgaaCCAGTTCAGCCAGAGATCGAAGTCAAACCTGTGAGAAGGCGGCGCAAAGGTTTGAAAGATGAAGATGGCTCACCAGAAAGGAGAGGGCGTCAAAGGGTAAGAAGAGGAGGACCTGCAGCAACACAATCAGCCACAAGAGATGAGACAGATACACATTTAGGGGCAAAAGGGGGTAATGGCGCAAATAAAGCATTCCTAGATCCAAATCTGAAGGGCCTATTTATTCCACACATACATGTGGAGAACAAAATACCAGAGATTGGGGCAGTGTGCACTATTGTAAATGCTGAGGATGATAAGTTGAAAGGAGAGCGAAGTGCAGTTGGAGGGAAAGCTGGTGTGAGTGGAATCGATTCTCTTCCGGCCGCAACTCTTTCCTCAAATTTATCCAAAAGAGAATCCGAGAGGAGGGAGATGGATGAAGTGGAAACGACACTTCAGTCAGGAAAAGCACTCCCTTCATCTGGCTATGTTGTTTCCGGACCTGCTCTTACAGAAACCAAACACTCTGGCCGCCAACTTTGCTGTCTGTGTCAAAAATGGGCCAATTACAAACACCTTGGAGACCTTTATGGGCCTTACTATCCTGCTGAATATGCTGCAAAGCTCCCCAAGAATCAGCCCCAGGTTAGACAATGTCAAACAACCACAGGCACAATCAAAACTGGACCAAACTCTGACTTGGGCTCAAATCCTTTGAGTACTTTCCAACActcacaaacacaacaagctccGATGAGCAGACCCACAGTGATGAGTAACTGTACCGTTAGCTTAGATTCAAACCTTAAATCTCTTTCTACTGCAGTAAGAGCTGCCAGCTCCTTAGCTAATAATGAAGACATGACTGGCCAGCCCAGTGCCACTGCTTTCTCTTACACCTCCAGCTACAGTAAAAACACATCTCTAACGTGGGACATGAACCTTGATATCAGACCTATCCCAAAGCTAAAGAGAGAGCCAGACTTTGAGACAGAGCAGCAACAGTTTCCAACACTGCAGCAACAGCATCCAGCAGATGAACCCCAGCAACGACCGCAACACCGGAAGCTGACCTCACATCCTCGCTTTAAACGGAGGCACAAATCTAGTGAGGACTCTCCTAGAATGGTACCTTCCAACAGTAAGGCTTCGTTGCCCTTCCAGCCTCCACCGCCAGCTTTGGACTCGCTGGGACCGTTGGCACAACTTGCCCAGTTGCCTCAGATGCCCATGGACCCAGAGGAGTTGTGGGTTCATGAAGGATGCATCGTGTGGACCAGCGGAGTCTACCTTGTCAATGGGAGACTGTATGGCCTGCAGGAGGCACTCGATGGTGCCAGGGAAACGGTAAGTGTCGTCAGTATCTCTGAGACTTaagttttattttctaatagtTCTTGTAACTGTTTTAAAAGCAGTTTATGAGAACATTGGTGGTTATTATGTTATGATGACACAAGTGCCTTTATTTTTCAGAGCTGTTCATACTGTGAGATGGTCGGCTCTACCCTTGGCTGCTACAGTAAAGGCTGTACACTTCGATACCACTATCTGTGTGCCATTGAATCAGGTAAGCAAACGTTAATAGCGAAGTTATTAATGGTCTGATCATCTACTGATATTTTCTCTTTCCTTCCCAGATTGTTCTCTTAATGAAGATAACTTCTCACTCCGATGTCCGAAGCACAAGGTAAAAAGGAGAAGCAGGAAACTTAGAGAGGAAATGTAACGCTTTTGTTCCATGTTTCAGGTTATTACTGATCAACTTGTTTGGTCAACTCTACCTCAAGCAGGTTACCCAGGGCGCCCGGCCGGCCAAATTGGTGTACTTGGAGCAGTCGGAGAGAGGGTGAGACAATAACAGGAGTCTGGATGCGGTAAGTTTagattttgtttgtgttgacatGTCCAGGATTTTCCCCTTAGATTGTCAGGGAGCTTTGGCTTCGGTGTTGAAATAGCATTTTTGTACTCCAAATGTTTCCTTCACGGAAAGCTATGACCTCTTTGGATGTTACaaagttgtttattttgtttgctaTGCCATTCACTTCAAAAGCAGTTGTGCCGTGCCGCAAACTTTTCAGCATAGTATTTTCAGCATAGGTCTGCAGAATTATTAATGGGTGGTTGTGGTGTTCCTGTTCTGTTCCCGTCTAGATTTACTTTGTGTGTTGTCATTTAGGAAACATGCTTTCATTTCCTGATCGAGGTGTGGCTTTTCATTAAGAGATATTTAGTCGAccacatacatttttttggccCTCCAGGCTGCTATTGCCTTTTCCATTTGgccatttgatttgatttgatgaaTACAACAATGCAAGGTCCTCTCCAGTATTCTTGTATTTTCTTTGTTGGTCCTGAATGTCATTCTCATGCTCTGCAGGTGTATAgt
This genomic interval from Dunckerocampus dactyliophorus isolate RoL2022-P2 chromosome 18, RoL_Ddac_1.1, whole genome shotgun sequence contains the following:
- the tcf20 gene encoding transcription factor 20 isoform X2, which encodes MQNFSNSPAPHSLPAGFSGRGGGGPPYPTQPAEPQVSPRMADDYAGMQQQSLHRGLPHASQVSPMLAYNARNRGTVEPPPTQGNLHSGNGNNLYRKDTMDYYFSMGGKDRNRRGGLVYGSGFGYPNIDGHIPPQYRHSGSGSVLSSGVMSQYSVDYGPSTGSGGGSGAFSPRQYSVSQNAAMQAMTASQSRQPGQTFSPVHHGQQHRSYPTSVHRMTPQYPQYSPQAGASTGSSGMYSPPPQRYLDGTTNTSFDPKVNSSHSVNPSANSASGSVASNNMGPVENVQQRYLASNYAGYSPQTHPLLKQVTLQHHNSQHSSGVGYDSPLKMQQQGPSPGSVYGKHHQPSNPNIPIAASEELAKSPMHANSQQSQMHQNLSPISNPSPAASAVHSPSCSSTPSPLMGVSETYVNPSGPSHPPTSNVHSSHGHRLMQVVSQLSPTPNSNSSISSCGSSGSHKGHNLTTVGINSIPPTSCKKIGVGSGLGGSPVGKMQDAGLNSLNALSSQVANLPNTVQHMTLTDNMLLQKKGKDGQMQQATHGVPSLQPRSRNASAASSTGTAKDAVGVGDGAGLDPVTAEDSSYMSVGTSSETKTEQEDHLIEVEHTRRRQLSGASSGSEPYFYHTPSQTQAQTSVNAKTFTCKSPPKEIVSKANEDLVASSSASSSSECQPTETDLKSHSKPTVSSSRSCNIPPAQPNCVSHTSLVNNTPKGGHKKSTEVTNERIKTEHEDGVEKMEKGNSQMLRGGESITKYGQDKENRLHTASTAHNESEQKPASEEQQSVGVIVSARSEGSHFEKGKQPQDLCLKEKQAQSYLKESTSYNGEEGIDLSRYSSRYPKSNIEQVQNVAQFGSHKYSFVESTYGSDLSVMNKGRTGPAGVMESSSRDYQQSHSGYGPEHSKDMRSVTEAFGKKGQTAGTKGQEDNSQVHQFPSLLQEVLQGYNLDRRYGRPEQPFPAHIQVQQQFQTRYPYGLLENMRMADGGANDTLTQIGKPQHPNHRLENKPSFVMHPQSSMKSEAAITKILQNAAKNEGDFSEDNLPQASDTQPIQPKHINLADYSLPQRKMSNASTMSSAVQELLLQDPEPLKGCTGQTESQKSERRSVICDVSPNRRSTPERDRESNREREKNQSAASVIQQPFSSTASVNDLNKNDVLEKKVVKIETASKETGPNADFHGSGGTNETDMEYHSKSIVPNSDPYRHMPHPLSSNPLSSPPRRQSYLQGVDLSTGDANSFPGYRLADTRESNIMPHGSPHFPSHHPYHSLSLQTQANKLQMYPHPRGPLQHSHEINDWVKAMNRSAKDMMMMPVSSPGRHKVIPSEHRQRIIPQTDMHSEQHGTKTLLLQQSGYYDMKMWESTHPGREGTRVIEGDSCYRTQPPPPPSSVPGGSEGIFPYPKAHGPNPAEHEETKRPPCNSAKPQTDLTSARPQVQRQTKSGGPGETNPLILRRRVRSFISPIPAKRLLQDASQQRGATNSHHSPGAHTESNHHNEDESSCSDIPRLSSPLLSDNAFPKSLSPSSCNTKAFPPKKGRGLKLEAIVQKISPSVTKPASNADDGTNHYPGFTPTAIPTFSDSQDHDISHYPRVSGGDDAFMEDNRSINDMMPFRGVDETAYPCEPHQTTQTLKQKDFDFGLGASVVSASGEKEDFALLGPLPPPPPLPRPVQGSPPPSSSALSDIQHFTNTYQQLETRRGEQSAANLLRQKLQESGMGFDDYTGSDYYRTTSPHHSQSQGQALSRHQMSSARPNLSAQDSKSLDSTVPKGYFPSGKKKGRPVGSVNKQKRAQNQGQAQGLIQSQAQAQNTNLNSSQPPLTPITAAPIISETVPTPSSTEASATTSVLESKSTPPLTPPILTQVVKVDVESEPVQPEIEVKPVRRRRKGLKDEDGSPERRGRQRVRRGGPAATQSATRDETDTHLGAKGGNGANKAFLDPNLKGLFIPHIHVENKIPEIGAVCTIVNAEDDKLKGERSAVGGKAGVSGIDSLPAATLSSNLSKRESERREMDEVETTLQSGKALPSSGYVVSGPALTETKHSGRQLCCLCQKWANYKHLGDLYGPYYPAEYAAKLPKNQPQVRQCQTTTGTIKTGPNSDLGSNPLSTFQHSQTQQAPMSRPTVMSNCTVSLDSNLKSLSTAVRAASSLANNEDMTGQPSATAFSYTSSYSKNTSLTWDMNLDIRPIPKLKREPDFETEQQQFPTLQQQHPADEPQQRPQHRKLTSHPRFKRRHKSSEDSPRMVPSNSKASLPFQPPPPALDSLGPLAQLAQLPQMPMDPEELWVHEGCIVWTSGVYLVNGRLYGLQEALDGARETSCSYCEMVGSTLGCYSKGCTLRYHYLCAIESDCSLNEDNFSLRCPKHKQVTQGARPAKLVYLEQSERG
- the tcf20 gene encoding transcription factor 20 isoform X3, with amino-acid sequence MQNFSNSPAPHSLPAGFSGRGGGGPPYPTQPAEPQVSPRMADDYAGMQQQSLHRGLPHASQVSPMLAYNARNRGTVEPPPTQGNLHSGNGNNLYRKDTMDYYFSMGGKDRNRRGGLVYGSGFGYPNIDGHIPPQYRHSGSGSVLSSGVMSQYSVDYGPSTGSGGGSGAFSPRQYSVSQNAAMQAMTASQSRQPGQTFSPVHHGQQHRSYPTSVHRMTPQYPQYSPQAGASTGSSGMYSPPPQRYLDGTTNTSFDPKVNSSHSVNPSANSASGSVASNNMGPVENVQQRYLASNYAGYSPQTHPLLKQVTLQHHNSQHSSGVGYDSPLKMQQQGPSPGSVYGKHHQPSNPNIPIAASEELAKSPMHANSQQSQMHQNLSPISNPSPAASAVHSPSCSSTPSPLMGVSETYVNPSGPSHPPTSNVHSSHGHRLMQVVSQLSPTPNSNSSISSCGSSGSHKGHNLTTVGINSIPPTSCKKIGVGSGLGGSPVGKMQDAGLNSLNALSSQVANLPNTVQHMTLTDNMLLQKKGKDGQMQQATHGVPSLQPRSRNASAASSTGTAKDAVGVGDGAGLDPVTAEDSSYMSVGTSSETKTEQEDHLIEVEHTRRRQLSGASSGSEPYFYHTPSQTQAQTSVNAKTFTCKSPPKEIVSKANEDLVASSSASSSSECQPTETDLKSHSKPTVSSSRSCNIPPAQPNCVSHTSLVNNTPKGGHKKSTEVTNERIKTEHEDGVEKMEKGNSQMLRGGESITKYGQDKENRLHTASTAHNESEQKPASEEQQSVGVIVSARSEGSHFEKGKQPQDLCLKEKQAQSYLKESTSYNGEEGIDLSRYSSRYPKSNIEQVQNVAQFGSHKYSFVESTYGSDLSVMNKGRTGPAGVMESSSRDYQQSHSGYGPEHSKDMRSVTEAFGKKGQTAGTKGQEDNSQVHQFPSLLQEVLQGYNLDRRYGRPEQPFPAHIQVQQQFQTRYPYGLLENMRMADGGANDTLTQIGKPQHPNHRLENKPSFVMHPQSSMKSEAAITKILQNAAKNEGDFSEDNLPQASDTQPIQPKHINLADYSLPQRKMSNASTMSSAVQELLLQDPEPLKGCTGQTESQKSERRSVICDVSPNRRSTPERDRESNREREKNQSAASVIQQPFSSTASVNDLNKNDVLEKKVVKIETASKETGPNADFHGSGGTNETDMEYHSKSIVPNSDPYRHMPHPLSSNPLSSPPRRQSYLQGVDLSTGDANSFPGYRLADTRESNIMPHGSPHFPSHHPYHSLSLQTQANKLQMYPHPRGPLQHSHEINDWVKAMNRSAKDMMMMPVSSPGRHKVIPSEHRQRIIPQTDMHSEQHGTKTLLLQQSGYYDMKMWESTHPGREGTRVIEGDSCYRTQPPPPPSSVPGGSEGIFPYPKAHGPNPAEHEETKRPPCNSAKPQTDLTSARPQVQRQTKSGGPGETNPLILRRRVRSFISPIPAKRLLQDASQQRGATNSHHSPGAHTESNHHNEDESSCSDIPRLSSPLLSDNAFPKSLSPSSCNTKAFPPKKGRGLKLEAIVQKISPSVTKPASNADDGTNHYPGFTPTAIPTFSDSQDHDISHYPRVSGGDDAFMEDNRSINDMMPFRGVDETAYPCEPHQTTQTLKQKDFDFGLGASVVSASGEKEDFALLGPLPPPPPLPRPVQGSPPPSSSALSDIQHFTNTYQQLETRRGEQSAANLLRQKLQESGMGFDDYTGSDYYRTTSPHHSQSQGQALSRHQMSSARPNLSAQDSKSLDSTVPKGYFPSGKKKGRPVGSVNKQKRAQNQGQAQGLIQSQAQAQNTNLNSSQPPLTPITAAPIISETVPTPSSTEASATTSVLESKSTPPLTPPILTQVVKVDVESEPVQPEIEVKPVRRRRKGLKDEDGSPERRGRQRVRRGGPAATQSATRDETDTHLGAKGGNGANKAFLDPNLKGLFIPHIHVENKIPEIGAVCTIVNAEDDKLKGERSAVGGKAGVSGIDSLPAATLSSNLSKRESERREMDEVETTLQSGKALPSSGYVVSGPALTETKHSGRQLCCLCQKWANYKHLGDLYGPYYPAEYAAKLPKNQPQVRQCQTTTGTIKTGPNSDLGSNPLSTFQHSQTQQAPMSRPTVMSNCTVSLDSNLKSLSTAVRAASSLANNEDMTGQPSATAFSYTSSYSKNTSLTWDMNLDIRPIPKLKREPDFETEQQQFPTLQQQHPADEPQQRPQHRKLTSHPRFKRRHKSSEDSPRMVPSNSKASLPFQPPPPALDSLGPLAQLAQLPQMPMDPEELWVHEGCIVWTSGVYLVNGRLYGLQEALDGARETSCSYCEMVGSTLGCYSKGCTLRYHYLCAIESDCSLNEDNFSLRCPKHKVTQGARPAKLVYLEQSERG